atgcactatattgttcctgatgatcagtcacgaaacaacaccgatatcccgcagccataccgtaaatataggtactacccgtattccacagccatacggtacctatagggcgccagaaaaagcataacaagccttgtaagatattacacttccgtattacacttctgtataatagctcacgctggaccggtgcttcagcctcttacgcaatcagtaaccattcaatctcaaaaccttttattaaaaaggggtcataatactcgacacccgaaacaattttattccctcattaacttgggcaggaatacttgcaacaaaatcatttttctcaaaatccaaaacatttgtaaatccgataattggataagtaaaatcacttgattattctgaatatagaataacagatgagtatttgcataaacagaattatttaattcagcgatatgtaaaacacttatctattccgaacagagaatagggaaaacaatacttgcataatatgattcgaaataaacgtcacttgaatgataagtgaagtcaggggtacttgcattTGAGTTTTTTTAGCAGTTaatcacactcgcaaacacgcatctattctgacattcagtctcaaaatatcaccgtctttcttttcaacacttgactgatatgctgctcctgcgattgctagaagccagatacccaattCCATTCcctctcactctttatccaacatcttgtcttgatcaactcgaatgatccgcatctataaatgatccgcatctataaattaaaatatacaactttaatcgcctaaacgatattttaaagctcgaactatttttcggaatttttaaatcaattttaaataattaaatctaattaaataatcaattagaattaattaataactaattaaattaattaatcaattaatatttaaattaattgactaattaaataattaattaccaactaaaattaattaattaaataattaagatttatttagtaattaaaataattttaggaataattaaataaggatttttggaaattaaaaatgattttaaaaaatgaattttgatttaaaataaaaaaaactcagaAACACTTTCAGGATTTCAGGTTTTGGATTTttcagatcaaacccgggtcagacTGTCGGGTCAACGGGTAGGCGAAACGGGTCAACAAGAACTCCCACCGGAAAACGAAGAAGATGACCGGAAAATAATCCGGCCACCGCCCGCCGCCCCGGCGTCCCCCTCTGGGGTCAAAACGGGGTTATTCTTCCCGGTTTTTCATCCGAAATTACCCTAAATCATCTCTAGAGTCCAGAAACAGTCACAAACACAACCAACGATCGGTTGTCTGTGATTTCCGATCAAAAACCCGAACATCACGTTCGTGATTCCGGCGAAGGTCGATACAACAGAAAGTTGAACCAAATTCAACGATTAATATCTTAAAATGAAGCTTGAGACATGTATAATCAGttcatatcatcaaaataatccaaaaatcaCCCAATAAGAAACCTCTAATTTTCGAataaaaaccctaaaaatcgacTTTGAATTTTACCAACTGTTGAAATGATTTGaagatataaaatgatagagagtggtctgtgattcattttggttattcatacttgtgatttggtgttcaataacacctaCAAAACTGTctttgattttcaaaattcttcaagaacaccaagaacacatattcaagaaattttcagaaaatcaaaccttaatttctatatgatattgaactctatttttgaagtataatatatcaaatcgaccagaaaaacatgctctacaacatggaagcatcaaatcacatcaacaacatcaagaacaaattttcataatttaattactaaataattcgaatataaataaataaataagaaaattaccatgatttctgggaagaaactgatgattgatcagaaagaagatttcgagagcttcgttttgatatgctgcacgcccgaatcggagttcgataacgccttcgttcgtgtgtttgattctcgggaacgtatcggttttctcgggttttctctgaatttacggtattttaactggttgcaaatgaataaacggaataaacgaaataagaaataggctatttatatttatggaatattggatcgttctggatcgttttggatcgttaaattagttgtttaaccgctaaataactataaaaacgatacaattcaataccagaattggataattatcaaaaccgagctttttataaaacactatatatgaaaataacgtaaaaatatcccgtcactcgagaatacgggtttttgttgattaccgaaataactatcgtatcaaaaatattgcgtcgggccacgcacgggtcaaaccgtaatccggatcgaaaaagtcaaaatacggaaaatgtccggaattaccagattaggttaggaaggagttttcggaagagtttcgggttgtaaaaacgcaaaaacggttgaagtcggacgattcccggctttataaaataattttggtaattacctagaaaataattaataattcataactcaatataaaatcatctaacagtccaaaaattaccagaaaaatatcacaattatctaaattttattctggacatatattatttcaaatactcaaataatatcacatataaacatccaaacatcaattccaattaccagataattcacaaaaattcacataaaagtcacataaataattccaaataattataataataatatttaaaaatatgggatattacagatATCTTTAACACTTTGTCTCCTGGTTCGAATAGCATATCCTTTTGATTCTGGACTATATACTTTCTTTGCCGGTCTTGAGTAGCTACCAGCCTTTTGCGAAtcacttccactttctctttcgTTTATTGCACTAGTTCTGAAccaattaacttgcgctcgcCAACCTCATCAAAATATGTAGGAGATCTACATTTCCTTCCTTACAATGTCTcgtaaggcggcatgccaatacttgtgTGATAATTGTTATTGTAGgaaaattcaatcaatggcaaatgataatcccaatttcctttgaaatccacTGCACAGGTTCTCAACATATCCTCGATcgtctgaatagtcctttcgcttaGTCCGTCTGTCTGCGGGTGATAtgcggtgctcattttcaacttagttcccaaatgatcatgaaattgtcgcctaaatcttgagttaaatctcAGATCTCTATCGGATATGATAGacactggtactccatgacgcattacgattTTGTCCAAGTACgttttgaccaacttttccaatgagaATCTTTCGTTTATAGGTAAAAAATGCTCTGACTTTGTCATCTGATCGACtattacccatattgcatcatgattagacttggtttttggcaatcctaccacaaaatccatcgcgatatgctcccatttccattcaggtatgtctaGTGGCTGAAATAACCCACTCGGTCACTGATATTCCGCTTTTACtttttgacacgtataacatttacttatccatcttgcaatttcctttttcatgtttggccaccaataattctcttttaagtTTTTGTACATTTTCATACTTCCAAGGTGAATCAAAAACCTCAAGCTATGCGCTTCTTGAAGATTCTCGTGCTTTAATTCCACCACATTAGGAATCCATATACGTGAGCCAATGCGGTATATTCCTTTCTCGTGGTTCATTACTTGCACTTGATAatatcgaatcttttccaaattCTCTGGTTGAAATGTCATCACATACATTACTTTATTTACAAGTTCTGTAATTTGTACCTTTATTTCcaacttctcaaattccttgattaattcttcaaACTAAGTTAAtacattcaatctttccttgcgGCTTAGCGCATCCGCTACAACGTTCACCTTTTCGGGATGATAACTTATCATACAGTCATAGTCTTtgattaactctaaccatctcctttacCTCATGTTCAACTCTTTCTGCGTAAAGATATAatttaagctcttgtgatcctTATAAATCTCATACTTCTCTtcgtataaataatgtctccatatcttcagagcaaatacaattgctgctaattccaaatcatgcgtaggatacttctgttcgtgcggctttaattgccttgacgcatatgctattacatTTCCGTATTGCATTAACATACAATCTAttcctttatacgaagcatcactgtaGATTACAAACTCACCCTTTTCATCGGGTAGAACCAACACTGGTGCAGTTACTAACCTTTTCTTTAgatcttgaaaactttcctcacacttatccgtccaaacaaacttctcattcttccttgtcaacttagtcaatgggacaacaatcttagaaaaatcttgtacgaatcttctataatatcccgctaatctgagaaaacttcttacttctaTGGGAGTCTTTGGCCtatcccaattcatcacagctaATCTTCAAATGTTCCATATGTTCTGCCTTCGActtggagtatatcaagatatcatcaataaacactatcacgaacttatctaaatattgcttgaacacccTATTCATAAAATCCATAAATGCAGTTGGTGCATTTGTCAAACCAAACACCATTACGAAGAACTCATcgtgtccatatctcgttcgaaatgtcatcttgggtatatcttcttccttgatctttaaaaGATGATATCCAGAACTTATCGATTTTCGAGAAACAAGTatctcctttcagctgatcaaataaatcatcgatttatgacagaggatacttattcttaatagtcaacttattcaattagcgataatcgatacacaatctcatgcttctgtctttcttctttacgaatagcactggtgcaccccacggggatacactcagGCGAATTACTCCTCTAtttaacaattcttgcaattgcatCTCTAATTCCTTCATCTAGACGGGCGCCattcgatagggagctttcgaaactggttccatTCCAGGAGCTAAATCAATCGTGAACTCAATCTCTCCATCCGGAGGTatccaggtaattcatctggaaacacatcgggaaaatatttaactaccggaatatcttcaatccttaagGATTCCTTCTCTACATCCTttacatgagccaaataagcttcgcatccttgtcgtaacaATCTCTTTATTTGAATAGTCATTAGAAACTTCCTCTCTTTCCTCTTTCCTCTGAATATCACCTTAACATCATCCTTGGATTTCAGTTTCACTTTCCTTCTTTTACACTCGATTTGCGcatcatggtttgacaaccaatccatccTTAATATAACGttgaattctcctaacttaaaaagTTTAAGTCGGaagaaaagtgccgaccttctataaccataTCGCAATTGGGATAAATTATATTGGAAGTAACTCTTTCTTGATTTGCTATGTCTATAATCAAATTGGGTTTAAGAGGGTATGCAATGCACTTTAATCTATCAATAACACTTTCAgcaataaaagatctagtagctccggAATCCATTAACACTTTGACTTCTACTGAATTTATAACAAGCGTACTTGCTAGCACATCTGTATTCAGCACTACATCTTTCACATTCATATTGAATGTTCTTGCCCTTGGCCAGGCTGCTGGTGCTGGTGGGGGTGGTAGTCCAGCAATCCTAAGCACATTCGCCTTCTGGACAGGCTCCTTACAATTTCTTTCCATATGGACTacctttccacacttaaaacaagACATTTCGGGCTTTTTTGCACCGCTTGGGCATTCCATTGAGTAGTGTCCTTTCTGGTTACATCTGAAGCACGTCATATTCAGCTTATtgcacctccccgggtgtctctttccacaaatCTTACACTCCTGAATCTGGGGTCTATTATCCTTCATTTTTTGTCCCGTCTTCTGAAAACGATTCTTTTGATTTCCATTCTTGGgcttaaacttctgaaacttctGGTTCTAACTTCCAGCATTTCTTCCAAACTTCCCTCCAAACTTAGAGCTTCCTTGATCTTGTTATGATTcctcaaactttcttttctttccttcaCATTCCCTTTTAGTTGCTTCTCTTTCTCCTTCTACGATCATGGCCTTTTGAACAATCACCGTATAAGTCCTTATTTCCAGAAGAGCCACTTGAGTCggaatccatggcttaagtccttGTTGAAATCTTTTGTCCTTCTTTGCTTTGGAATTCACATATTCAGGCACAAATCTTGCTAATTccgaaaacttcacttcatattccgcCACTGTCATGTCTTTTTGTCTAAGATTCAGAAACCACATCtccaactggtcttgcatataacttggcaaatatttctCTAAAAACATCTCTGTAAACCTTTCCCATGTTATAACTTCTCCTTCAAGCAACGCCTTAGAAGATTCCCACCAATAACTCGCCTCATCCTTAAGATAGTAACTCGCATATTGCGCCTTCTTATCCTCCTTAACTTCCGCTAACTCAAAAGCCTtctccatttctctcaaccaggactgagctttaatcggatctggcaGTCCTAAAAACTCTGAGGGATGAATGGATTGAAAATGT
This sequence is a window from Apium graveolens cultivar Ventura chromosome 9, ASM990537v1, whole genome shotgun sequence. Protein-coding genes within it:
- the LOC141685530 gene encoding uncharacterized protein LOC141685530, producing MVEQVAHRRLDEGLSSSDAETEARRVHKIIRLMLSALKETLNFDEFLGLPDPIKAQSWLREMEKAFELAEVKEDKKAQYASYYLKDEASYWWESSKALLEGEVITWERFTEMFLEKYLPSYMQDQLEMWFLNLRQKDMTVAEYEVKFSELARFVPEYVNSKAKKDKRFQQGLKPWIPTQVALLEIRTYTVIVQKAMIVEGEREATKRECEGKKRKFEES